A portion of the Ardenticatenales bacterium genome contains these proteins:
- a CDS encoding TIGR03560 family F420-dependent LLM class oxidoreductase: MSQIEVAIMIEGQNGLTWPRWQRIAHAVESLGYVGLYRSDHFTNANPPDKDSLELWVSLTWLASHTQRLEFGPLVSPVSFRHPTFTARMAAAVDDLSGGRLTLGMGAGWQVREHTHFGWDLLEMAPRFARFIEGLEVVTRLLHSDDPVDYAGTYYHLQEAILLPRPLRPGGPPILIGGNGPKRTLPLVAQYATEWNAVFTTPAVIRQRNQALDALLQERGRAPADVRRSLMTGCWFGKDDAAVNARLQEQGRSFAQMREIGIIVGTGNQIVDQLGELAEVGVQRVMLQWLDLDDVDGLEAMAHAVLPQVGGR, encoded by the coding sequence ATGTCCCAAATAGAAGTCGCCATCATGATTGAGGGCCAAAACGGCCTCACCTGGCCCCGCTGGCAGCGCATTGCCCATGCCGTGGAATCGCTGGGCTACGTCGGCCTTTATCGCTCCGACCATTTCACCAACGCCAACCCACCCGATAAAGATTCACTGGAGTTGTGGGTCTCGCTCACCTGGCTCGCCAGCCACACGCAACGGCTGGAATTCGGCCCCCTCGTCTCGCCCGTCTCCTTTCGCCACCCTACGTTTACGGCGCGTATGGCTGCCGCCGTTGACGATCTCTCCGGCGGTCGCCTGACGCTGGGCATGGGCGCGGGCTGGCAGGTGCGGGAACACACCCACTTCGGTTGGGATTTGCTGGAAATGGCTCCACGCTTCGCCCGCTTTATTGAAGGCCTGGAAGTCGTCACGCGGCTGCTGCACAGTGATGATCCGGTTGATTATGCCGGCACTTACTACCACCTACAAGAAGCCATCCTCCTCCCACGCCCGCTGCGCCCTGGCGGCCCCCCCATCCTCATCGGCGGCAACGGCCCCAAACGTACCCTGCCGCTCGTGGCGCAATACGCCACCGAATGGAACGCCGTCTTCACCACGCCGGCAGTCATCCGCCAACGGAACCAGGCATTGGACGCCCTACTGCAAGAGCGGGGGCGCGCCCCCGCGGATGTACGCCGCTCCTTGATGACGGGCTGCTGGTTCGGCAAGGACGACGCTGCCGTCAACGCGCGCCTGCAAGAGCAGGGACGGTCATTTGCCCAAATGCGCGAGATTGGCATCATTGTGGGCACGGGCAATCAGATTGTGGATCAATTGGGCGAACTGGCGGAAGTGGGCGTGCAGCGTGTAATGCTGCAATGGCTGGACCTGGACGACGTAGACGGCCTGGAAGCGATGGCTCATGCCGTGTTGCCACAGGTGGGAGGGAGATAG
- the trxA gene encoding thioredoxin gives MAKPFEVTDESFEQDVLKSDKPVLIDFWADWCGPCRMIAPSVNAIAAEYDGVLRVGKVDVDENPAIPGRYGIIGIPTLMLFKDGQVVARVTGAMPKERILAQVLPHIEKPVHN, from the coding sequence ATGGCAAAACCATTTGAGGTCACTGACGAAAGCTTCGAACAAGACGTTCTCAAATCCGACAAGCCCGTATTGATTGACTTCTGGGCGGATTGGTGCGGCCCATGCCGCATGATTGCTCCCAGCGTTAATGCCATCGCCGCCGAGTACGACGGCGTCCTGCGCGTGGGCAAGGTTGATGTAGACGAAAATCCGGCCATCCCTGGGCGTTACGGCATCATTGGCATCCCCACGTTGATGCTGTTTAAAGATGGTCAGGTCGTGGCCCGCGTCACCGGAGCCATGCCCAAAGAAAGAATCCTGGCCCAGGTTCTGCCGCACATCGAAAAACCCGTCCACAATTAG